Genomic DNA from Pseudomonas fluorescens:
GGCCTGCTGCTCGGCGCCAACACCACCTTCAGCCGTTCGGACGCCGAGATCGAAGGCTTCGACCAAGCCAGTGGTACCCAGCGCAAACGTAGCATCGACTTGCCGAACCAGTCGGACACGGTCGGCAACCTGATGTTGGGTTGGGAAAACGACAAGCTGAGCCTGCGGCTGTCGGCCAACTACAAATCCGCGTACCTGTTCGAGCTGGCGTCGATCAGCGACCGCGACCATGACCTGCATGTCGATGCCCAGACCTTCGTCGACTTCAGCGCGCGTTACTCGCTGACCAAGAACCTGCAAGTCAGCCTCGAGGCCCAGAACCTCACCGACGAGCCGTATTTCGTCTACACCGGCCACCGCTCCTACAACGGCCAGTACGAAGAGTACGGCCCGACCTACAAGCTGGGGCTGACCTTTACCCATTTCTGAACCGCGATACCTGTGGCGAGGGAGCTTGCTCCCGCTTGGGTGCGTAGCGCCCACAAAACAGGTCTGCTGCGCAGCCCAGCGGGAGCAAGCTCCCTCGCCACAGGAATAGTGAACATGCCATTTCTGAAGTTGGCCCAATGACAAGGATTTTCCCGTTGATCACGATGTTTTTCTTACCCAAGCGCTGCCTACTGGCGATGGCGCTCAGCCTGGCATCAGCTGCCGCGCTGGCGGCTGCTTCAGCGCCCAAGCTAAAGCTGCAACCCTGGCCTCAAGCCGAACTACGGTCGATCAACGCCCTGGCATTCCTGCCTGGCCCTTCGACGACCGAACGCCTGGCCAGCGCCCGCGAGGGCCTGTTCTTGCTCGATGCCCAAGGTCGCGAACTGACGCGCCTGAAGGGCACTTTCGAAGGTGTCGATAGCCGTGCCCAAGGCGAGAACGTGCTGGTCGCCAGCCTCGACAGCGAGCGCCAGCAAGCCATGGTCGTCAGCCTCGACCCAAAAAGTCGCCAGTGGAGCACGCCGCTGTACCTGCCCACGCGGGACTTCCCGGTCAACGGCCTGTGCCTGTACCGCGACGAGGCGAGCAACCTGTTTGTGTTCCTGGTCGGCGAGGAAGGCAAGGGCGAGCAATGGCTGGTGGGCAATGGCGAGCGCCTGAGCGACACCGCGCAACGGGTGCGGGGCCTGCCGTTGCCGCCGGATGCCAAGACCTGCCAGGTGCAGGACAGCGCTAATCAGTTATTCGTCAACGAGGAGCGGGTGGGTTGGTGGGCCTACCCGGCATCCTCTGAGGCCGAGACCGTGCGGGTGCCCGTGGCGATGCGCGCACCGTTCGGCGAGCTCCAGCAACGCGCCGGGGCCATGGCCGTGTTGCCGGGAGGCCTGTTGGGGCTGGACCCGGAAGCGGCGCGCCTGCATGTGTATCAGCAGCAGGGAGAGGGTTGGAGTGCTGAAGCCAGTCTGCCGCTGGCGGGTCTGAAGGAACCGGAAAACCTCGCGGCGCGGCTGACGAAAAGTGGCATTGAAGTGCTGCTGCGCGACGATGACAACGGGCACCTGTACCAAGGCGAAATCAGCTGGAAACCCACGCCAGTGCCTTTGCCGCCGGTACTGCCCACTGTGACGGCCATCGTCCAGAGCGAACCGGTGGCCCGCCAGGGCGATGCCGCCGATGACCCGGCGATCTGGGTGCATCCAACGACGCCCGGGCTGAGCCGGGTGCTGGGCACCAACAAGAAGCAAGGCCTGCTGGCCTATGACCTGCAAGGCAAGCTGCTGCAGGAGCTGGCGGTCGGGCGCCTGAATAACGTCGATGTGCGGGCGAACTTCAAGCTGGGCACGCAAACCGTCGATCTGGCCGTGGCCAGCAACCGAGATCGCAACAGCTTGAGCCTGTTCAGTATCGACCGCGCCAGTGGCGAGTTGCGCGAAGCGGGCGAAATCATGACGTCATTGAAGGAAATCTACGGCATCTGTCTGTTCCAGCCTGCCGAAGGTGAGCTGTATGCCTTCGCCAACGGCAAGGACGGGCGCTTCGTGCAGTACCGCCTGAGCGCGCCGGACGGCGTGGTGAAAGGCCAGTTGGTGCGCCAGTTCAGCGTCGACAGCCAGCCCGAGGGTTGCGTGGCAGATGAGCGGCGCCAGCGTCTGTTTCTCGGTGAAGAGGATGTAGGTGTCTGGGCGGTGGATGCCCGGGCCGACCAACCGGCGACCTTGAACAGTGTGATCAAGGTTGGCCCATTGTTGCACGCTGACGTTGAGGGCATGGCCTTGTACCAGGCCAACGGCCACGACTACCTGGTGATCTCCAGCCAGGGCAACGACAGCTACCTGGTGCTCGATGCCGAGCCGCCTTATGCCGTGCGGGGCGCCTTCCGGGTCGGCCTGAACGCTGCCGCGGGCATTGATGGCGCGTCGGAAACCGATGGCCTGGAGGTGACCTCGATGAACCTCGGCGGGCCTTGGAGCCAGGGCATGCTGGTGGTCCAGGATGGACGCAAGCGCATGCCCGAGCAGACCCAGAACTTCAAGTTCGTGCCCTGGGCCGACGTGGCGAAAGCGCTGCGCCTGCCTTGAGCGACGCTGTCATCAACCGGTCACGAACATTTCATCGAATAACTGCCAGACAGGAGTTTCAACCATGCAAGCCACTCTGGAACACATGACGATCTGGGGCCTGATCAGTGACGCGAGTCTGCTGGTCAAGGCGGTCATGCTCACGTTGCTGCTGGCCTCGCTATTGAGCTGGTATCTGATCATCCAGCGCAGCGCCGTGCTGCAACGCAACGAGCGTCAGCTCAACGGCTTCATGCAGCGTTTTCGCAGCAGCCAGGATCTGTTGCCCTTGTACCGGGAACACGCACAAGTCCGCGAAGAAGACGCTGGTGTCACGCCGATCTTTCAGGCGGGTGTGCTGGCCTTCACTCAGCTCAACCAACCTTCAAGCACGCCAGAAGTGGTGCTTGAAGGCGTCGAGCGCGCGCTGCAAGTGGCGATCAGCGAACAGGAAATACAGCTGGAAAAAGGCCTGCAATTTCTCGCCACCGTCGGTTCGGTCAGCCCCTACATCGGTTTGTTCGGCACCGTCTGGGGGATCATGAATGCCTTTATCGGCCTGTCCCAAGTGCAACAGGCCAGCCTTTCCACTGTGGCACCGGGCATTGCCGAAGCGTTGATCGCCACGGCCATCGGCTTGT
This window encodes:
- a CDS encoding phytase, producing the protein MITMFFLPKRCLLAMALSLASAAALAAASAPKLKLQPWPQAELRSINALAFLPGPSTTERLASAREGLFLLDAQGRELTRLKGTFEGVDSRAQGENVLVASLDSERQQAMVVSLDPKSRQWSTPLYLPTRDFPVNGLCLYRDEASNLFVFLVGEEGKGEQWLVGNGERLSDTAQRVRGLPLPPDAKTCQVQDSANQLFVNEERVGWWAYPASSEAETVRVPVAMRAPFGELQQRAGAMAVLPGGLLGLDPEAARLHVYQQQGEGWSAEASLPLAGLKEPENLAARLTKSGIEVLLRDDDNGHLYQGEISWKPTPVPLPPVLPTVTAIVQSEPVARQGDAADDPAIWVHPTTPGLSRVLGTNKKQGLLAYDLQGKLLQELAVGRLNNVDVRANFKLGTQTVDLAVASNRDRNSLSLFSIDRASGELREAGEIMTSLKEIYGICLFQPAEGELYAFANGKDGRFVQYRLSAPDGVVKGQLVRQFSVDSQPEGCVADERRQRLFLGEEDVGVWAVDARADQPATLNSVIKVGPLLHADVEGMALYQANGHDYLVISSQGNDSYLVLDAEPPYAVRGAFRVGLNAAAGIDGASETDGLEVTSMNLGGPWSQGMLVVQDGRKRMPEQTQNFKFVPWADVAKALRLP
- the tolQ gene encoding protein TolQ gives rise to the protein MQATLEHMTIWGLISDASLLVKAVMLTLLLASLLSWYLIIQRSAVLQRNERQLNGFMQRFRSSQDLLPLYREHAQVREEDAGVTPIFQAGVLAFTQLNQPSSTPEVVLEGVERALQVAISEQEIQLEKGLQFLATVGSVSPYIGLFGTVWGIMNAFIGLSQVQQASLSTVAPGIAEALIATAIGLFAAIPAVIAYNRFAARGQTLLTRYYAFGNELQARLHRKLHGAPMNLATAA